The region TGGATAATAtccgcgcgtcgctgcagcgTATGGAGGAGTCGATTGTGTTTCGGCTGATTGAGCGCGCGCAGTTTGCGTACAATGCGTGTGTGTACCAGGATGGAGCGTTTCCCGAGCTGCGAGAGAAGGAGCACTGGACGGGCTCGTGGCTAGCGTGGTCGCTCAGGGCTACGgaggcatggcatgcgAAGCTTGGGCGGTGGCTTGCGCCTGATGAGCATCCGTTTACGCCGCTGGACCAGCTGCCTGAGCCGGTGCTCGCGCCGAATGACTATCCTGAGATTTTGCATCCCCACCGCGTCAATGTGACGCACGAGATTGTACAGTTTTACACGCAGGACATTGTGCCGCAGATCACGATCCGCGAGGGCCGGCCGCTGAACGATCGGCAGTATGGCTCGTCGGTGGTGTGTGACATTGAGGCGCTGAGTGCGATAGCGCACCGCATCTACTTCGGCATGTTTGTGTCGGAGAGCAAATTTCGGGCGGATCCCGCGGCGTTTATCCCGGCTATCCAGACGCGCGACACGGACGCGCTGGCGTCTCTCATTACCAAGCCGGCCGTGGAGCAaaagctgctggagcgcgtcCACCAGAAAGCCGAGGTGTACGGCCAAAACCTGGACCACACGCACCAGGCGGCCGCGGAGCGCAAGATCCAGtcggacgacatggtccGGCTGTACCAGCAATACATTATCCCGCTGACGAAAAAGGTCGAGATAGACTACCTGCttcagcgcctcgatggcctgtcgcccgacgagctcgcgcgGCTACAGAATCGAGCGGCATAGCGggcacgtcgatgcgccgctcgtgctcaCCCACTTGAAGAGACAGCTGCCGTGGAACTTGTGCTTGCACGTGCGGCAGGGCTTGGTCGGTAGCGACTGGTCGGTAGGACTGATAATCGAGTAGCAAATCGCGCACTCGGCGCCCTCGTATCCCTGGAACTTGGCCTCGGCGTTCTTCTTGAAGAGCGTGAGGGCATCGAGGATGAGGCCGTTTCGGCcgctgagcagctgctgcacggccagcagccaggcgcgccacTGGGCCTCGCtcacgccgacgcgctTCAAGTCGCGGATCTCGACGCCGTGTAGCGGGTAGTCCGACGGCAGACGCACGCCGATCTCCATCGGGTGCTCGTCGACCGTGTAGGTGGCCACGACCTCGTTCGACGCCAGGATCCTGACCGACATCGACTCGTCCTGCAGACGCGACAGGGCCGCTGGGTCGCGGAGAtgccgcagctcgcgctccgccagcacgggcgtgcAGAAGCGGGACGTGAAgtgcgcgacgcgcatcgacaGCTGCCGGTCGCGCAGACTCATCCACCAGTCACGCACCTGCgtcggcacatgcacgagcgtgCGGTAGTAGACGTGCGCTGCGAggccctgcagcgccggcacAGAGGCCGGCgtgagctgcgcgacgtcgacctcgtcgagcgcgtaGCGCAGTCCGTCGAGCGCAGGGATGTCGCGGGGCACGCCGCTGATCAGCACAAATACGCTCGGCAGCAACTgcgtcggcagcagcgtctgcagctCACTCGCAAAGAccgtgcgcagcggcagcgatgcCTCGACAAAGTGGTCCAAGACCGCGAGCCACTGGAGCAGGAAGGAGAACACGGCGTGGCGGTCGAGGTCGGCCCACACGGCCGGCGTGTAgccggcgtgcgcacgcagcgaggcgacgagcggcgcgctgAGCTGCGGCACGGCTGCGTCTGAGAGCGAGCCTACCGCCATCTCGACCACCTGCTCTCGgacgcgcgcatgcgtcgcCTTCGCCAGCATGCTCAGCGCGGCCACTTGGAGCGCCCGGCACGCTGTGGTCGTGCACACGAGGCGCGTGAGTGTGTCGTGGTCGTCGGGGCCCGTGAAGCGCTCAGGAgggacgtgcgcgtcgacgaggcgcgcgaggcgctccgtgcacgcatcgagcgcgtcgtgaggCGTCGGACGCGATGCGGCCACAAACGCACATACGTGCACGAAtgcgtcgtgcagcgctCCTACGAGCGCGCTGCGGTGCGCGCTCAGAGCGTtctgcacatgctcgtgGCAACGCAGGGCGTacagcgtgtcgagcaACATCAGCGTGCTCAGGAGCGTCGGCCATCCGGCCGGCTCGCTGAGTACGACGGCATGGATATTCTCCTCCACGACATCGAGCATCATATCGAGGTGCCGGCCCGCGACGCTCTGGACGACGGgggcgacgtgcgtgaacagcgtcgcgaggaGCGCAAACACCGTCTCGTCGAGGTCATCGTCGCTCGTGACCcagcgctgcagcgtctgGAGCACAAAGATGGCACGCTGCGTTGGAatgagcgcctcgcctGTCTcctgcggcggcgcggcgcactgcagcaggtgcaggagcCGGACGCCGTCGGTGTtcgcgcgtgcgctcggcacgccaCTGAGATCCGCCGCCAGCTCGTTACGCCAGCGTGCATGTGCGGCCGTCgggcgcgtgcgcgtcgcccaCAGCACGGCACACGCTAGCGGCGCCGACTTGGTGCGGCAGGCGCGGACCCATACGTCGGCctcggacgacgatgcggaCGTCAGCGACAGGACACCCGACAGGAGGCGCGACCACAGACGCGCGTACGACAGAGCGTcggtgcgcacggcgtacGTCCACACCGTGTGCaggagcgccgtgagcgcgtcgcagccgTCGTACGAGGGCAtcgcggccgcggcgctcgtgtgcCAGTCCGCCGAGACATgcgcggcgagcgacgagagctgccgcgtcacggcatgcacgaggcgcacgaggcaTGCCTGCGCGTCACGCGGCGACGTAAAGACATGCTCCATCTTATCACCGATCACCAGGGCGTCTtcgagcagcatggcaGCGAGGGCTATCGGCggcagcgtctgcgccaCGCTGAGCGTGTGCGGCACATCGATGCACGCCTCCGCATAGCGCAGGAGCCGAGCCATGTGTGCGGGAACGagaggcggcgccgtcgacgcgagcggcacgatggggtcgtgcacggccacgagcggactcgtcgcggcgcccgccacgtcctgcatcgcgtgcgTGAGGTGCTCGGCACTAAGACCCACCTGAGAGGCCAACGCCGGCggcaaggcgcgcgacgctgccgcgattcgacgcggcggcgtcgtgccatgcagcagctcggtTTGCAGGACCTCGACGGCCTGCGGATACAGCGCCTCGGAGGCGTCGGTGAGGTAGGTCcacagcgtgcgcgcatAGGCCTGCTGATCACGCAGGTAGCCCGTGCGCCACACGAGGGgcacgaggtgcgcgacggcctcggcgtCAGCACAGACCTGCAGGGCATGCTCGTGAGGGCGCGTGCCGATCCATGTGCATAGGATGCGCAGGAACGACGGCTGCTCTGACGCGTccacatgctgcgccgtgtggaTCAGCGTGCGAATCAACGTGTCCTTCGTCTCCTGGTTCAAGAGCGTGtcgggcggcgcatcgaggagcgcgagccacgcacgcggcTCCGCCATGAGCCGGGGTATCATGTCGtgctgccatgcacgcaCCCGGTCAGCCGACGCGAacggcgctgcgtctcgcgccacacgcacgaggaCAGGCAGCAcggtgcgcggcgcctcgagcgtcgcgccgaAAAGGGCCTCCCACACAGCTtcaggcgccgcgcacacACGCAAGTACGCCGTGTAGAACGACACGACGCTGTCTGGCGCCTCGGACGCCAGGTCGCTCGGGATCAGGTGCGTCGCCACGAGCAGAGCACTGTCGGCCAAGTCGCCGGAAGTTagatgcgtgcgcaggtcggactccagcagctgcgtgagaaGCGCCACTGACGACGGCTCCCATGCGCCGAgaaggcgctgcagcagcgcatgcgccagcgcatcatcgGCGCGACCGGCGCTGGCCAtctcgacgagcagcgcagTCAGCGCCGGAccgtcgcgcgccacatCGATAGACGCGATCGATGCGTGTATCATCGCGAGCGTCCCCTCCGGCACGCTATCACCCAGCGCAGCCAGGCACCGGCCCAGCTCACGCGCCGACTTGACGCGAAGGCGCTCAGGCAGAGGCAGTGCGTCGCAGGGCAGGACCATCGTCGAGTACATGCACTGCAGCTCATCTGCCACATACGCGCGCGTCTCCTCCGTGTcaggcgcgacgcgccgcaccatGAACCGCAAGCACTCACACACCATGAGCATGTACGCATCCCATGCGCGCGGATGCGACATACCCTGAGCCAGGACTTGCGCGAGACTCAGCAGCGGCTCCATGATCAtcggcagcgacgtcgacgcgtGCGGCACAAGTTccggcggcatcgtcgacagGAACACAATGACCGCAGGGAAGCACGCAGCCGGCACCAGAGGCGCCATGACCTGGACCCACGCTTGGAACTGCGGCAGCAAGTtctcgtcctcgtcgtcgatccACGCGCTGGGATACGCACGCAGCAGAGGCAGGCACACGGCCAGCATATCCTGCATCACCGCGACATCACGCTCAGCCAACGCCGCTTGCATGACCAGGGGCAGGATCGTGTCCTTGTGCCGATCGACACACGCCGCGTCGATACGCCAAAGAAGCGCTAGGAGGCTCCACGCACGTTGCCGCGTGAcgggcgacgacgcaccatgcgcttgctcgtcatcgtcgcgcagcgcctcgcgagAAAGCAGCGCGGACCAAAGCTGTGCGGACTCAAAGAACGCGTCCAACTCAGGCATCAGCTCTTCCGCGGCTGTCTCGAGCAGCCCatgcagcaccgccagAGCGCCAGCCACGAGTCGGCCATTGACCTCCTCGGCATTCTCGtccacatgcgcatcgtcaCGATTCTTCGCCTGCAGCTCCGTGCCGTccgccgacgcaggcgtGATCTGGAGCGACGGCGTCATCTGAGCCAGCGCGGCGGCCGGCATAGGGCTCAGCAGGATCGGACGCAGATGATCCACCAGCACATGCGTATATTCGTACAAGGACAGCTTCGTCGGCTGCGCGTTCGGCTCATGCCACGCGACATACGTCTTCCACACCTGCATGCCCAGTCGTGTGACCGTGCGACTGGTATCATGCGAGAGCACGGCCCAGAACCCAAGAATGGACGCCATGTGCGTGTACGACAAAAGCTCATCACGCACACAGGACGCATCGGGGTGCGGCATTGGAAACGCCAagatggcgtcgtgcacTTGCAGCGTGAGCTGGCGGATCCGCTGCGACGGCGTGAGTGCCAAGCGGGGGAACAAATACACCCAGCACGGAAGCATCAGCGCAATGGCCTCGCACCTCTCTTCGACActcagcgcctcgtgcgcctgctgaGGCCGGCCTTGGATCCACGCAAGCAGGGATTCCAGGGTTCGGACGCGCGTGATAATATCCTTCTTGAGTGCCTTGCGCAGAAGCACGACCAGGTCAGGCGGCAGCAGGCTCGCCAAGCCCATCGAATCAAGGGGGTATGGTGCCTGCTTGggcggcttgggcggcggtACCCAGGCCTTCTTCTTGGCAAGGGCCTTGCGCTCTTTTTTCGAGAGCTTCTTTTTCGGCTGGCCAGGCGCGTTCGGCTTGCCCGGCTTGGGAGCAGCAGGCTGGGCCTTTGGCTCACTTGCCTCACCGCGCTTTGCAGCGGACGCAGCCGCATGCTTTTTTCGTGTAGCAGGCGTAGCAGAGGTCTTGCTACGTGATCCTTtcgccatgcgccacactCGAGAGGGACGCCGGACCCACTTGGCGTGGCAGGGGTCGCTGATGCGTGACGTCTGACTAAGCACTAGGCCCAGTGCACGGTGCCTTGTCCACGACTCGCCGCCACGCCAGTTTAGGGAAGATGGCGGGGCCTGCGTTGGAGGTGTTCCGCTTCGGCATGTACGTCACCACACTAACGAATCAAGGTACCTGATGTTCCCCCTGGGGTTCATGCTGTACTTTGGCGACCCAAATTGGTACGAAAAATATGTGCTGCCAGTACGTGCTGCGACCTGACACCCAGTCCCGCGGACGCTTCATGCCCCCCGAGACAGATTTTGTACGTGGCCACAGGCACTCACACAGAAACAAC is a window of Malassezia restricta chromosome III, complete sequence DNA encoding:
- a CDS encoding chorismate mutase, producing the protein MADSINFHHASVQEILSLDNIRASLQRMEESIVFRLIERAQFAYNACVYQDGAFPELREKEHWTGSWLAWSLRATEAWHAKLGRWLAPDEHPFTPLDQLPEPVLAPNDYPEILHPHRVNVTHEIVQFYTQDIVPQITIREGRPLNDRQYGSSVVCDIEALSAIAHRIYFGMFVSESKFRADPAAFIPAIQTRDTDALASLITKPAVEQKLLERVHQKAEVYGQNLDHTHQAAAERKIQSDDMVRLYQQYIIPLTKKVEIDYLLQRLDGLSPDELARLQNRAA
- a CDS encoding E3 ubiquitin-protein ligase listerin — encoded protein: MAKGSRSKTSATPATRKKHAAASAAKRGEASEPKAQPAAPKPGKPNAPGQPKKKLSKKERKALAKKKAWVPPPKPPKQAPYPLDSMGLASLLPPDLVVLLRKALKKDIITRVRTLESLLAWIQGRPQQAHEALSVEERCEAIALMLPCWVYLFPRLALTPSQRIRQLTLQVHDAILAFPMPHPDASCVRDELLSYTHMASILGFWAVLSHDTSRTVTRLGMQVWKTYVAWHEPNAQPTKLSLYEYTHVLVDHLRPILLSPMPAAALAQMTPSLQITPASADGTELQAKNRDDAHVDENAEEVNGRLVAGALAVLHGLLETAAEELMPELDAFFESAQLWSALLSREALRDDDEQAHGASSPVTRQRAWSLLALLWRIDAACVDRHKDTILPLVMQAALAERDVAVMQDMLAVCLPLLRAYPSAWIDDEDENLLPQFQAWVQVMAPLVPAACFPAVIVFLSTMPPELVPHASTSLPMIMEPLLSLAQVLAQGMSHPRAWDAYMLMVCECLRFMVRRVAPDTEETRAYVADELQCMYSTMVLPCDALPLPERLRVKSARELGRCLAALGDSVPEGTLAMIHASIASIDVARDGPALTALLVEMASAGRADDALAHALLQRLLGAWEPSSVALLTQLLESDLRTHLTSGDLADSALLVATHLIPSDLASEAPDSVVSFYTAYLRVCAAPEAVWEALFGATLEAPRTVLPVLVRVARDAAPFASADRVRAWQHDMIPRLMAEPRAWLALLDAPPDTLLNQETKDTLIRTLIHTAQHVDASEQPSFLRILCTWIGTRPHEHALQVCADAEAVAHLVPLVWRTGYLRDQQAYARTLWTYLTDASEALYPQAVEVLQTELLHGTTPPRRIAAASRALPPALASQVGLSAEHLTHAMQDVAGAATSPLVAVHDPIVPLASTAPPLVPAHMARLLRYAEACIDVPHTLSVAQTLPPIALAAMLLEDALVIGDKMEHVFTSPRDAQACLVRLVHAVTRQLSSLAAHVSADWHTSAAAAMPSYDGCDALTALLHTVWTYAVRTDALSYARLWSRLLSGVLSLTSASSSEADVWVRACRTKSAPLACAVLWATRTRPTAAHARWRNELAADLSGVPSARANTDGVRLLHLLQCAAPPQETGEALIPTQRAIFVLQTLQRWVTSDDDLDETVFALLATLFTHVAPVVQSVAGRHLDMMLDVVEENIHAVVLSEPAGWPTLLSTLMLLDTLYALRCHEHVQNALSAHRSALVGALHDAFVHVCAFVAASRPTPHDALDACTERLARLVDAHVPPERFTGPDDHDTLTRLVCTTTACRALQVAALSMLAKATHARVREQVVEMAVGSLSDAAVPQLSAPLVASLRAHAGYTPAVWADLDRHAVFSFLLQWLAVLDHFVEASLPLRTVFASELQTLLPTQLLPSVFVLISGVPRDIPALDGLRYALDEVDVAQLTPASVPALQGLAAHVYYRTLVHVPTQVRDWWMSLRDRQLSMRVAHFTSRFCTPVLAERELRHLRDPAALSRLQDESMSVRILASNEVVATYTVDEHPMEIGVRLPSDYPLHGVEIRDLKRVGVSEAQWRAWLLAVQQLLSGRNGLILDALTLFKKNAEAKFQGYEGAECAICYSIISPTDQSLPTKPCRTCKHKFHGSCLFKWVSTSGASTCPLCRSIL
- a CDS encoding DUF2346 domain protein; the protein is MAGPALEVFRFGMYLMFPLGFMLYFGDPNWYEKYVLPSRGRFMPPETDFKQPHTKEELQQLLQEKREQASVAHDPAAVGLVSHFQKVDKERMI